From the Cupriavidus necator N-1 genome, one window contains:
- a CDS encoding fumarylacetoacetate hydrolase family protein produces the protein MTSSNIDRVAQALLSARSEQGCADAGQFASALENAEQAYAVQSAVARALGWPVTGAGYWKSGGATREAVLTHAQLPPAGVWTSPAHAGGWPFTWRGIEAEIALRLGQGVDAAQAAALDYAGAAGLIEAMAVSIEIVDSRWRQYLAAPALLKLADLQSHGALVLGEWRDYAARDWAAQHCRVRIGTQTTERRGTHALGDPAYGLVAWLRHATRDGRRVEAGTVVTTGTWVGILDASAGDLVTAEFDGIGEASVQL, from the coding sequence ATGACATCTTCCAATATCGATCGGGTCGCGCAGGCCCTGCTCAGCGCGCGTAGCGAACAGGGTTGCGCCGATGCAGGGCAATTTGCCAGCGCGCTTGAGAATGCGGAACAGGCCTACGCCGTACAGTCGGCCGTGGCCCGCGCGCTTGGCTGGCCAGTGACAGGCGCCGGCTACTGGAAATCCGGCGGCGCCACGCGCGAGGCGGTGCTGACGCATGCCCAACTGCCGCCGGCCGGGGTCTGGACCAGCCCCGCGCATGCCGGCGGCTGGCCGTTCACATGGCGCGGCATCGAGGCGGAAATTGCGTTGCGGCTGGGGCAGGGCGTTGACGCCGCGCAGGCTGCCGCCCTCGACTACGCCGGCGCGGCCGGGCTGATCGAAGCGATGGCGGTGTCGATTGAAATCGTCGATTCGCGCTGGCGGCAGTATCTCGCCGCGCCCGCGCTGCTGAAGCTGGCCGACCTGCAGTCCCACGGCGCACTGGTGCTTGGCGAATGGCGTGACTATGCGGCGCGGGACTGGGCGGCACAGCATTGCCGGGTGCGGATCGGCACGCAAACGACCGAGCGCCGCGGCACCCACGCGCTGGGCGATCCGGCCTATGGGCTGGTCGCCTGGCTGCGCCACGCCACGCGCGACGGGCGACGCGTAGAGGCCGGCACGGTCGTCACCACCGGCACCTGGGTTGGCATCCTGGATGCATCGGCTGGCGACCTGGTGACTGCGGAGTTCGATGGCATCGGCGAGGCCTCGGTCCAGCTCTGA
- a CDS encoding DUF2474 domain-containing protein, translated as MDMDTQRPGTGTGSGTWLRRIGWLVLIWAASVAALGVAAWVLRIIMQGVGLRS; from the coding sequence ATGGATATGGATACACAGCGCCCGGGGACAGGGACGGGCAGCGGCACCTGGCTGCGCCGCATCGGCTGGCTGGTGCTGATCTGGGCCGCCAGCGTGGCGGCACTGGGCGTGGCCGCGTGGGTGCTGCGGATCATCATGCAGGGCGTCGGCTTGCGCAGCTGA
- the cydB gene encoding cytochrome d ubiquinol oxidase subunit II: MGIDLSLLWIVIIFFGVMMYVVMDGFDLGIGMLYPFVPDRHDRDVMMNTVAPVWDGNETWLVLGGAGLLAAFPLAYSVVLSALYLPLMLMLLGLIFRGVAFEFRFKANDRERPVWDAAFILGSATASFFQGVALGAYIDGIKLEGHRFAGGPLDWLTPFPLFCGVGLMVAYTVLGSTWLIMKTEGELQQRMIKLTGTLAWLLLAVIAVISLWTPLTHPEIAERWFSLPNLFWFSPVPILVALCMFMLMRALRHEPDISPFMYALGLVFLGYSGLAISVWPNIIPPGISIWDAAAPPQSQGFALVGALFIIPFILMYTVWAYYVFRGKVRHGDGYH, encoded by the coding sequence ATGGGCATCGACCTCTCGCTTCTCTGGATCGTCATCATCTTCTTCGGCGTGATGATGTACGTGGTGATGGACGGCTTCGACCTGGGCATCGGCATGCTTTACCCGTTCGTGCCGGACCGGCATGACCGCGATGTCATGATGAACACGGTGGCGCCGGTCTGGGACGGCAACGAGACCTGGCTGGTGCTCGGCGGCGCCGGGCTGCTGGCGGCGTTCCCGCTGGCGTATTCGGTGGTGCTGAGCGCGCTCTACCTGCCGCTGATGCTGATGTTGCTGGGCCTGATTTTCCGCGGCGTGGCGTTCGAGTTCCGCTTCAAGGCCAACGACCGCGAGCGCCCGGTGTGGGATGCCGCCTTTATCCTGGGCTCGGCCACGGCCAGTTTCTTCCAGGGCGTGGCGCTGGGCGCCTATATCGACGGCATCAAGCTGGAGGGCCACCGCTTTGCCGGCGGCCCGCTGGACTGGCTCACGCCCTTCCCGCTGTTCTGCGGCGTGGGGCTTATGGTGGCCTACACGGTGCTGGGCAGCACCTGGCTGATCATGAAGACAGAGGGCGAGCTGCAGCAGCGCATGATCAAGCTGACCGGCACGCTGGCGTGGCTGCTGCTGGCGGTGATCGCCGTGATCAGCCTGTGGACGCCGCTGACGCATCCCGAGATTGCCGAGCGCTGGTTCAGCCTGCCCAACCTGTTCTGGTTCTCGCCGGTGCCGATCCTGGTGGCGCTGTGCATGTTCATGCTCATGCGCGCGCTGCGGCACGAGCCGGATATCTCGCCGTTCATGTATGCGCTGGGGCTGGTGTTCCTGGGCTACAGCGGGCTGGCAATCAGTGTCTGGCCCAATATCATCCCGCCGGGCATCTCGATCTGGGATGCCGCCGCACCGCCGCAAAGCCAGGGCTTTGCGCTGGTGGGGGCGCTGTTCATCATTCCCTTCATCCTGATGTACACGGTGTGGGCCTACTACGTGTTCCGCGGCAAGGTGCGCCACGGCGACGGCTACCACTGA
- a CDS encoding cytochrome ubiquinol oxidase subunit I produces MFGLTALDLARTQFAFTISFHIIFPAITIGLAAYLAVLEGCWLRTQRTHYRDLYHFWSKIFAVNFGMGVVSGLVMAYQFGTNWSFFSEFAGSITGPLLTYEVLTAFFLEAGFLGVMLFGWNRVGPGLHFFATVMVALGTLISATWILASNSWMQTPAGFEIINGRVVPTNWFEVIFNPSFPYRLVHMSVAAFLATALFVGASAAWHLLRGRDNPAIRKMLSMAMWMLLIVAPIQAVIGDMHGLNTLKHQPAKIAALEGHWENKGNEGLPLLLFGWPDMAREETRFAVEVPRLGSLILTHTWDGQIKGLKEFAPQDRPNSTILFWSFRVMVGLGLLMILLGVWSLLLRRGERMYRSRGFLHMALWMGPTGLIAILAGWFTTEVGRQPWVVYGLQRTADAVSPHGVPELAATLAIFVVAYFFVFGVGIAYMMRLVRKGPALEEAKPEGGPGRGHTPARPLSAVDDDEALAPATTARTRS; encoded by the coding sequence ATGTTTGGTTTGACCGCGCTAGACCTCGCCCGCACGCAGTTTGCGTTCACGATTTCCTTCCACATCATTTTTCCGGCGATCACCATCGGCCTGGCCGCCTACCTGGCGGTGCTGGAAGGCTGCTGGCTGCGCACGCAGCGCACGCATTACCGCGACCTCTACCACTTCTGGTCCAAGATCTTTGCCGTCAATTTCGGCATGGGGGTGGTGTCCGGGCTGGTGATGGCCTACCAGTTCGGCACCAACTGGAGCTTCTTCTCGGAGTTCGCGGGTAGCATCACCGGGCCATTGCTGACCTATGAGGTGCTGACCGCCTTCTTCCTGGAAGCAGGCTTCCTGGGTGTGATGCTGTTCGGCTGGAACCGCGTCGGGCCGGGGCTGCATTTCTTTGCCACGGTGATGGTGGCGCTCGGCACGCTGATCTCCGCCACCTGGATCCTGGCATCCAACAGCTGGATGCAGACGCCGGCGGGCTTCGAGATCATCAACGGCCGCGTGGTGCCGACCAACTGGTTCGAAGTCATCTTCAACCCGTCGTTCCCCTACCGACTGGTGCATATGAGCGTGGCGGCGTTCCTGGCCACGGCGCTGTTCGTCGGCGCGTCCGCCGCCTGGCACCTGCTGCGCGGGCGCGACAACCCCGCCATCCGCAAGATGCTGTCGATGGCGATGTGGATGCTGCTGATCGTCGCGCCGATCCAGGCCGTGATCGGCGACATGCACGGCCTGAACACGCTCAAGCACCAGCCCGCCAAGATCGCCGCGCTGGAAGGCCACTGGGAGAACAAGGGCAATGAAGGCCTGCCGCTGCTGCTGTTCGGCTGGCCCGACATGGCGCGCGAAGAGACACGCTTCGCGGTCGAGGTGCCGCGCCTGGGCAGCCTGATCCTGACCCATACCTGGGACGGGCAGATCAAGGGCCTGAAGGAGTTCGCGCCGCAGGACCGGCCCAATTCCACGATCCTGTTCTGGTCGTTCCGCGTGATGGTGGGGCTGGGGCTGCTGATGATCCTGCTGGGCGTGTGGAGCCTGCTGCTGCGCCGGGGCGAGCGCATGTACCGCTCGCGCGGCTTCCTGCATATGGCGCTGTGGATGGGGCCCACCGGCCTGATCGCCATCCTGGCCGGCTGGTTCACCACCGAAGTCGGGCGTCAGCCGTGGGTGGTCTACGGGCTGCAGCGCACCGCCGACGCGGTGTCGCCGCACGGCGTGCCCGAGCTGGCGGCGACGCTGGCGATCTTCGTGGTGGCGTACTTCTTCGTGTTCGGCGTGGGCATCGCCTACATGATGCGGCTGGTGCGCAAGGGTCCGGCGCTGGAAGAAGCCAAGCCGGAAGGCGGCCCCGGACGCGGGCATACGCCGGCACGGCCATTGTCAGCGGTGGATGACGACGAAGCGCTCGCCCCCGCCACCACTGCACGCACCCGGAGCTGA
- a CDS encoding sulfite exporter TauE/SafE family protein, with the protein MDSTLLIVIAGAAVAGFVQGLSGFAFGMVAMSFWAWAIEPRLASAMTVFGALTGQLLAAASVRRGLSWRRLWPFVAGGVAGIPLGVAILPMLDALWFKVVLGGFLTLWCPVMLMVRKLPHIGVGGRVADGVAGAAGGVMGGIGGFSGVIPTLWCTLRGFDKDEQRAVIQNFNLATLAMTMAAYVGKGIVTREMLPMFLVVAPAMLVPTLLGTRLYLGISEATFRKVALTLLTVSGVALLATSVPVLMARAG; encoded by the coding sequence ATGGATTCCACCTTGCTGATCGTGATCGCCGGCGCCGCCGTGGCCGGCTTTGTCCAGGGGCTGTCGGGCTTTGCCTTCGGCATGGTGGCGATGTCGTTCTGGGCCTGGGCGATCGAGCCGCGTCTGGCCTCGGCCATGACCGTGTTCGGCGCGCTTACCGGCCAGCTGCTGGCGGCGGCGTCGGTGCGTCGCGGGCTGTCGTGGCGGCGGCTGTGGCCGTTCGTGGCCGGTGGCGTGGCCGGCATCCCCCTGGGCGTTGCGATCCTGCCGATGCTCGACGCGCTGTGGTTCAAGGTCGTGCTCGGCGGCTTCCTGACCCTGTGGTGCCCGGTGATGCTAATGGTGCGCAAGCTGCCGCATATCGGGGTGGGCGGGCGCGTGGCCGATGGCGTTGCCGGTGCGGCCGGCGGCGTGATGGGCGGCATCGGTGGCTTTTCCGGCGTGATCCCCACGCTATGGTGCACGCTGCGCGGATTCGACAAGGACGAGCAGCGCGCGGTGATCCAGAACTTCAACCTCGCAACGCTGGCCATGACCATGGCCGCCTATGTGGGCAAGGGCATCGTCACGCGCGAGATGCTGCCGATGTTCCTGGTGGTGGCTCCCGCAATGCTGGTGCCCACGCTGCTGGGCACGCGGCTTTACCTGGGTATCAGCGAGGCCACCTTCCGCAAGGTCGCGCTGACGCTGCTGACCGTATCCGGCGTGGCCCTGCTGGCCACGTCGGTGCCCGTATTGATGGCGCGTGCGGGCTAG
- a CDS encoding LysR substrate-binding domain-containing protein produces the protein MVQIDRALRSNIKLRHLQLLVALDEFRHLGRTAEFLSVSQPAVSKVLTEVERMLGLSLFTRSTRGTEPTPAGESLVRFARSVLAQYEQTRDEIAAVQSGASGRIRVGSMGAALPVLLAQSVGMLKDRHARATVLVEEGDLTHLLPKLRLRELDLIVGRLEPGYAAPDLLTEALYEEPMVVVVRRGHKLARKARPSWADLAAMPCVLPPPWASLRVKIEQAFYRYGLHPPQDVIETSSYLAQATFVGQRGAAGFMAESVALSLQEEGQLHVLKMAVPVDLPPVGIITLRERAPSLGTDQLVECLREAAAQVRAV, from the coding sequence ATGGTCCAGATCGATCGCGCGCTGCGCTCCAATATCAAGCTGCGCCACCTGCAATTGCTGGTGGCGCTGGATGAGTTCCGCCACCTCGGCCGCACCGCGGAGTTCCTGTCCGTAAGCCAGCCGGCGGTGTCCAAGGTGCTGACCGAAGTCGAAAGGATGCTGGGTCTGTCGCTGTTCACGCGCTCCACCCGCGGCACCGAGCCCACCCCCGCCGGGGAATCGCTGGTGCGCTTTGCGCGCTCGGTGCTGGCCCAGTACGAGCAGACCCGCGACGAGATCGCCGCGGTGCAGAGCGGCGCTTCCGGCCGCATCCGCGTGGGCTCGATGGGGGCGGCGCTGCCGGTGCTGCTGGCGCAGTCCGTGGGCATGCTCAAGGACCGCCACGCGCGCGCTACCGTGCTGGTGGAGGAAGGCGACCTGACCCACCTCTTGCCCAAGCTGCGCCTGCGCGAGCTGGACCTGATCGTGGGCCGGCTGGAGCCGGGTTATGCGGCGCCGGACCTGTTGACCGAAGCTCTCTATGAAGAACCGATGGTGGTGGTGGTCCGGCGCGGCCACAAGCTGGCGCGCAAGGCCCGCCCCAGTTGGGCCGACCTGGCGGCGATGCCCTGCGTGCTGCCACCGCCGTGGGCCTCGCTGCGCGTGAAAATCGAGCAGGCCTTCTATCGCTACGGCTTGCACCCGCCGCAGGATGTCATCGAGACCTCGTCCTACCTGGCGCAGGCCACCTTTGTCGGCCAGCGCGGTGCGGCCGGCTTCATGGCTGAGTCGGTGGCGCTGTCGTTGCAGGAGGAAGGCCAATTGCACGTGCTGAAGATGGCCGTGCCGGTCGACCTGCCCCCGGTCGGAATTATTACGCTGCGCGAACGGGCGCCGTCGCTCGGCACCGACCAGCTGGTGGAATGCCTGCGCGAGGCTGCGGCGCAGGTCAGGGCCGTCTAG
- a CDS encoding tripartite tricarboxylate transporter substrate binding protein: protein MTQGFTIDSKRRRLLIGAAAGAAAGAVGVLLPAARALAAEYPERPITFICPWPVGGTADQSMRALCQVAGGILKQSIVVENRAGASGMIGTKALARANPDGYTIGQIPISVTRFAQLGMLQLDPRSELTYLARTSGQTFGIAVPANSRYKTLQDVVAAAKASPGKITYAHAGIGGATHVGMEQFALAAGIQFNAIAYKGGAAALQDVLAGQVDLLADSSSWAPHVEAGKLRLLATWGEQRATRFKDTPTLKELGYNVVVEAPNGIGAPKGLPPAVEKKLRDVFRAAVASNEFKQVAARLDAPVMYLDGPDYKKYVASVYDQETQLIQRLKLKELLQQG, encoded by the coding sequence ATGACTCAAGGCTTCACCATCGATTCCAAGCGCCGCCGCCTGCTCATCGGAGCCGCAGCGGGTGCTGCCGCGGGCGCCGTCGGCGTGCTGCTGCCTGCTGCACGGGCGCTGGCCGCCGAGTATCCCGAGCGTCCCATCACCTTTATCTGTCCCTGGCCGGTGGGCGGCACCGCTGACCAGTCGATGCGCGCGCTGTGCCAGGTGGCCGGCGGCATTCTCAAGCAGTCGATCGTGGTCGAGAACCGCGCCGGCGCCTCCGGCATGATCGGCACCAAGGCCCTGGCGCGCGCCAATCCGGATGGCTACACCATCGGCCAGATCCCGATCTCGGTGACGCGTTTCGCGCAGCTCGGCATGCTGCAGCTGGATCCGCGCAGCGAGCTGACCTACCTGGCGCGCACCTCGGGCCAGACCTTCGGCATCGCCGTGCCGGCCAATTCGCGCTACAAGACGCTGCAGGACGTGGTGGCCGCCGCCAAGGCCAGCCCCGGCAAGATCACCTATGCGCACGCCGGCATCGGCGGCGCCACCCACGTCGGCATGGAGCAGTTCGCGCTGGCCGCGGGCATCCAGTTCAATGCGATCGCCTACAAGGGCGGTGCCGCCGCGCTGCAGGACGTGCTGGCCGGGCAGGTGGACCTGCTGGCCGATTCCAGCTCGTGGGCGCCGCACGTGGAAGCCGGCAAGCTGCGCCTGCTGGCCACCTGGGGCGAACAGCGCGCGACCCGCTTCAAGGACACGCCGACGCTCAAGGAGCTGGGCTACAACGTGGTGGTGGAAGCGCCCAACGGCATCGGCGCCCCGAAGGGCCTGCCGCCCGCCGTGGAAAAGAAGCTGCGCGACGTCTTCCGCGCCGCGGTGGCCAGCAACGAGTTCAAGCAGGTGGCGGCGCGCCTGGATGCGCCCGTGATGTACCTGGACGGTCCTGACTACAAGAAGTACGTGGCCAGCGTCTATGACCAGGAAACCCAGCTGATCCAGCGCCTCAAGCTCAAAGAACTGCTGCAGCAAGGCTGA
- a CDS encoding UxaA family hydrolase, whose amino-acid sequence MNPNPVIRLHANDNVLVARSDLSLGQQLADPAVRVRAQVPAGHKIAACAIAAGTPVRKFDTVIGVAARDIAQGDHVHSHNLTLVDFYRDPAFCQDVRPVDYVPEARRATFNGFVRPDGRVGTRNFIGILSSVNCSSTVIRQIAAHFTAERLAAYPNVDGVVAFAQTSGCGMSSPSEHFDVLRRTLAGYARHPNLAGVLIVGLGCERNQVASLVESQGLEPGPAVHTLVMQDAGGTRATIAAGIRAIESMLPAANAAVRQPVSASHLKIGLECGGSDGFSGISANPALGAAMDILVRHGGTAILSETPEIHGVEFMLTRRAVTPEVGQKLLDRLAWWERYTAGHNAQFNGVVGHGNQQGGLANIFEKSLGSAMKGGTTPLQAVYEYAEPIDQAGFVFMDSPGYDPVAVTGQIASGANLICFTTGRGSMFGSKPAPTIKLASNSAMYNRLEEDMDINCGLVLDGELTVPQMGQRIFEHILRAASGEPTKSEALGLGDNEFVPWHLGIVS is encoded by the coding sequence GTGAATCCCAATCCCGTCATCCGCCTGCACGCCAACGACAACGTGCTGGTCGCCCGCAGCGACCTCAGCCTTGGCCAGCAGCTGGCCGACCCCGCCGTGCGCGTGCGCGCACAGGTGCCGGCCGGCCACAAGATCGCTGCCTGCGCCATCGCGGCCGGCACGCCGGTGCGCAAGTTCGATACCGTCATCGGCGTGGCCGCGCGCGATATCGCCCAGGGCGACCACGTGCATTCGCACAACCTGACCCTGGTCGATTTCTACCGCGACCCGGCGTTCTGCCAGGACGTGCGGCCGGTGGACTATGTGCCCGAGGCCCGGCGCGCCACCTTCAACGGCTTTGTGCGACCGGACGGGCGCGTGGGCACGCGCAATTTCATCGGCATCCTGTCGTCGGTCAATTGCTCGTCCACCGTGATCCGCCAGATTGCCGCGCATTTCACAGCGGAGCGGCTGGCAGCGTATCCGAATGTCGATGGCGTGGTCGCCTTCGCGCAGACCAGCGGCTGTGGCATGTCGTCGCCGAGCGAGCACTTCGACGTGTTGCGCCGCACGCTGGCCGGCTACGCGCGCCATCCCAACCTGGCCGGCGTGCTGATCGTCGGCCTGGGCTGCGAGCGCAACCAGGTGGCCTCACTGGTGGAATCGCAGGGGCTGGAGCCTGGCCCCGCGGTGCACACGCTGGTGATGCAGGATGCCGGCGGCACGCGTGCCACCATTGCCGCAGGCATTCGCGCGATCGAATCGATGCTGCCCGCGGCCAATGCCGCGGTCCGCCAGCCGGTATCGGCCAGCCATCTGAAGATCGGGCTGGAATGCGGAGGCTCGGACGGCTTTTCCGGTATCAGCGCCAACCCGGCGCTGGGCGCGGCGATGGATATCCTGGTGCGCCATGGCGGCACCGCCATCCTGTCCGAGACCCCGGAAATCCATGGCGTTGAGTTCATGCTGACGCGCCGCGCGGTAACCCCCGAGGTCGGCCAGAAGCTGCTGGACCGCCTGGCCTGGTGGGAGCGCTACACCGCCGGCCACAACGCCCAGTTCAACGGCGTGGTCGGCCACGGCAACCAGCAGGGCGGCCTGGCCAATATCTTCGAGAAATCGCTGGGCTCGGCCATGAAGGGCGGCACCACGCCGCTGCAGGCGGTGTACGAATACGCCGAGCCGATCGACCAGGCCGGCTTTGTGTTCATGGACTCGCCCGGCTATGACCCGGTGGCCGTCACCGGCCAGATCGCCAGCGGCGCCAACCTGATCTGCTTTACCACGGGCCGCGGTTCGATGTTCGGCTCCAAGCCCGCGCCGACGATCAAGCTCGCATCCAACTCGGCGATGTATAACCGCCTGGAGGAAGACATGGACATCAACTGCGGGCTGGTGCTCGACGGCGAGCTGACCGTGCCGCAGATGGGCCAGCGGATTTTCGAACATATCCTGCGCGCGGCCTCCGGCGAGCCGACTAAGAGCGAGGCACTGGGCCTGGGCGACAACGAGTTCGTGCCCTGGCACCTCGGCATCGTCAGCTGA
- a CDS encoding NAD-dependent succinate-semialdehyde dehydrogenase, with translation MLTLSEQALLRSQNLIDDRWCDAGLGARLPVADPATGETFANVPDSDAGDARLAVDAAAAAFPAWSRRPARERAQLLKRWHALILAHQEDLARIISTEQGKPLKEARGEVQYGASYVEWFAEEATRICGDIVAEAVPGRKLLVLKEPVGVVAAITPWNFPLAMIARKIAPALAAGCTVVAKPAEDTPLTALALVWLAQQAGMPAGVLNIVTASREHTPGVVDAWLADSRVRKITFTGSTPVGKHLARESAATLKKLSLELGGNAPFIVFEDADLDAAIDGLMASKFRNGGQTCVCPNRVYVHDAVHDAFVERLAQRVGALHVGPATEEAAQIGPMINARAVDKIARHVEDAVARGARVVTGGKRVRTADGPHYYAPTVLADATPAMELSCEETFGPVAPIFRFRDEAEVILDANDTPFGLAAYFYSNDIRRIWRVAQALETGMVGINEGAIAAEAAPFGGVKESGYGREGSRHGLDDYMHTKYLCQGQLG, from the coding sequence ATGCTGACGCTTTCCGAGCAAGCGCTGCTGCGCAGCCAGAACCTGATTGACGACCGGTGGTGCGATGCCGGCCTTGGCGCCCGCCTGCCGGTCGCCGACCCGGCCACCGGTGAGACCTTTGCCAACGTGCCAGACAGCGATGCCGGCGATGCCCGCCTTGCCGTCGATGCCGCTGCCGCCGCCTTCCCGGCGTGGAGCCGCCGGCCCGCGCGCGAACGCGCCCAGTTGCTCAAGCGCTGGCATGCGCTGATCCTCGCGCACCAGGAAGACCTGGCGCGCATCATCTCGACGGAGCAGGGCAAGCCCCTGAAAGAGGCACGCGGCGAGGTGCAGTACGGCGCGTCGTATGTCGAGTGGTTTGCCGAAGAGGCCACCCGCATCTGCGGCGATATCGTCGCCGAAGCCGTGCCGGGCCGCAAACTGCTGGTGCTGAAGGAACCGGTGGGCGTGGTCGCGGCGATCACGCCGTGGAACTTCCCGCTGGCGATGATTGCCCGCAAGATCGCCCCGGCGCTGGCCGCCGGCTGCACGGTGGTGGCCAAGCCCGCCGAGGACACGCCGCTGACCGCGCTGGCGCTGGTATGGCTGGCGCAGCAGGCCGGCATGCCCGCGGGCGTGCTCAACATCGTCACCGCATCGCGCGAGCACACGCCGGGCGTGGTCGACGCCTGGCTGGCCGACAGCCGCGTGCGCAAGATCACCTTTACCGGCTCCACGCCCGTGGGCAAGCACCTCGCGCGCGAATCGGCGGCCACGCTGAAGAAGCTGTCGCTGGAGCTGGGCGGCAATGCGCCCTTCATCGTCTTTGAGGACGCCGATCTCGATGCCGCGATCGATGGCCTGATGGCGTCCAAGTTCCGCAACGGTGGCCAGACCTGCGTGTGCCCGAACCGCGTCTATGTGCACGACGCCGTGCACGACGCCTTTGTCGAGCGCCTGGCACAGCGCGTTGGCGCGCTGCATGTCGGTCCGGCCACGGAAGAGGCCGCGCAGATCGGTCCCATGATCAATGCCCGCGCCGTCGACAAGATCGCACGCCATGTGGAAGACGCCGTCGCCCGGGGCGCGCGCGTGGTCACCGGCGGCAAGCGCGTGCGCACCGCCGATGGCCCGCACTACTACGCACCAACGGTGCTGGCCGATGCGACCCCCGCGATGGAGCTGTCGTGCGAAGAGACCTTCGGCCCGGTCGCGCCAATCTTCCGCTTCCGCGATGAAGCCGAGGTGATCCTCGACGCCAACGACACCCCGTTCGGCCTCGCCGCGTACTTCTACTCCAACGACATCCGCCGCATCTGGCGCGTGGCGCAGGCGCTGGAAACCGGCATGGTCGGCATCAACGAGGGCGCGATCGCGGCCGAGGCGGCGCCGTTTGGCGGCGTCAAGGAATCCGGCTACGGGCGCGAGGGCTCGCGCCACGGGCTGGACGACTATATGCATACCAAGTACCTTTGCCAGGGCCAGCTCGGCTGA
- the hpaI gene encoding 4-hydroxy-2-oxoheptanedioate aldolase: MPANNPFKTALAARQAQIGLWLSMATPYLAEVSATAGFDWLLIDGEHAPNDLRSTLHALQAVAPYPVQPVVRAVAGEVPLIKQLLDIGARSLLVPMVDTAEQARMVVSATRYPPQGIRGVGSAIARASQWSARTDYLDVADDEVCLLVQAETVTALQNLEAICAVDGIDGVFIGPADLAASMGHRGRPGHPEVQAAIEGAMRTIIASGKAAGTLTSDPALARRYFDLGCTFVATGVDVMLYANAARKLAASFRAQPADAPAADKPSAAY, encoded by the coding sequence ATGCCCGCAAACAATCCCTTCAAGACCGCGCTGGCCGCCCGCCAGGCGCAGATCGGCCTGTGGCTGTCGATGGCAACGCCGTACCTGGCCGAAGTGTCGGCCACCGCAGGCTTTGACTGGCTGCTGATCGACGGCGAACACGCCCCCAACGACCTGCGCTCGACACTGCACGCGCTGCAGGCCGTGGCACCATACCCGGTCCAGCCCGTGGTGCGTGCCGTCGCCGGCGAAGTGCCGCTGATCAAGCAGTTGCTCGACATCGGCGCGCGCAGCCTGCTGGTGCCGATGGTGGATACGGCAGAACAGGCCCGCATGGTGGTCAGCGCCACGCGCTACCCGCCACAAGGCATCCGCGGCGTGGGCAGCGCGATTGCGCGCGCCTCGCAGTGGAGCGCCCGCACCGACTACCTCGATGTGGCCGACGATGAAGTCTGCCTGCTGGTGCAGGCCGAAACCGTCACCGCATTGCAGAACCTGGAAGCAATCTGTGCGGTGGATGGCATCGACGGCGTCTTTATCGGCCCGGCCGACCTGGCTGCGTCGATGGGCCACCGCGGCCGCCCCGGACACCCGGAGGTGCAGGCCGCCATCGAAGGCGCGATGCGTACCATCATCGCCAGCGGCAAGGCCGCCGGCACGCTAACGTCGGACCCGGCACTGGCACGCCGCTACTTCGACCTGGGCTGCACCTTCGTGGCCACGGGCGTGGACGTGATGTTGTACGCCAACGCCGCGCGCAAGCTTGCCGCATCGTTCCGTGCGCAGCCCGCGGACGCTCCCGCTGCAGACAAGCCCTCCGCCGCGTACTGA